In a genomic window of Prosthecobacter fusiformis:
- a CDS encoding tetratricopeptide repeat protein codes for MSASLSSFSNLLDNHAAKLLSEGRLEEALNAATSALSGLREAVEDDPAEAPRLFAGLQVLADIQREMGDVSGSEASYGEALEISGRATIPPVEVARVRTQLATLLDFSQREAEAIPLYEQAISDYEALTPPSEETAAQLRNNLAMIYKGLGKFALAEQHYLRSLETLEAKRGRETEEVASVYNNLGSLYYTAGFPDQAKQMFTEALEIRTQLLGGDHPDVAQSHCNLATANHELGDNAASIQNFEHSLRILEHHLHDEVVSYEAVSLDYIALLENQGEDKKAAAARKRMEKMLATVA; via the coding sequence GTGTCTGCGAGTCTTTCGAGCTTTTCCAATCTGCTGGATAATCATGCTGCCAAACTTCTCAGTGAAGGGCGTCTGGAGGAGGCGCTGAACGCTGCCACCAGTGCCCTGTCTGGTCTGCGGGAGGCCGTGGAGGATGATCCTGCGGAGGCTCCCCGCCTCTTCGCCGGCCTGCAAGTCCTTGCCGACATCCAGCGGGAGATGGGAGACGTCAGCGGATCCGAGGCCAGCTATGGCGAAGCCCTGGAGATCTCCGGGCGAGCGACCATCCCCCCCGTTGAAGTCGCCCGCGTGCGCACCCAACTGGCCACGCTGCTGGATTTTAGCCAGCGTGAGGCCGAAGCCATCCCGCTTTATGAACAGGCCATCAGTGACTACGAAGCCCTGACCCCACCCAGTGAGGAGACTGCCGCCCAGCTCCGCAACAACTTGGCCATGATTTATAAAGGCCTGGGCAAATTTGCCCTGGCGGAGCAGCATTACCTGCGGTCGCTGGAAACCCTGGAGGCCAAACGCGGCCGCGAAACCGAAGAAGTCGCCTCCGTTTATAACAACCTGGGCAGTCTTTACTACACCGCCGGATTCCCGGACCAGGCCAAGCAAATGTTCACCGAGGCTCTGGAAATCCGCACGCAGCTGCTGGGCGGAGATCACCCGGATGTGGCCCAGTCCCATTGCAACCTGGCCACCGCCAATCATGAGCTGGGGGACAATGCCGCCTCCATCCAAAACTTCGAGCACAGCCTGCGCATTCTCGAGCATCACCTGCACGATGAAGTCGTCAGTTATGAGGCAGTCAGTCTGGATTACATCGCCCTGCTGGAAAACCAGGGGGAAGACAAAAAAGCTGCCG